Within Zootoca vivipara chromosome 10, rZooViv1.1, whole genome shotgun sequence, the genomic segment TCCTCACATATCACTTACCGGCTTAGGAACCATGGACACAAAGGGGATGGCATTCAATTGTCAGCACCCAAATGCCAGCACATTGCTTTCAGTGTGCAGTCTAGAGCACTTTTCCATCTACATTCTGAATCAACTAGTTCTGATCCTTTTAAAAGCATGGCTTGGGCTGGATCAGGGCCAGAAATACTGGACAACGGTCACTCTCAGCAGTGGCCCCATCTTGCATCCATTTGATAAATTCCCTCTGAAGTATCATTGTAAAGCGAGCAGGATTGGACCAtacacacattcattcattcattcattcatttactatTAAAACTCTCAATTTTACAgagtgttctttttctttttttaaaagccttaccACATGGAACAGGAGTCAAAGAAACCTTTCATCCTAGGACTTCAGTACACCAAAAAACCCTTTCTTGAAGGATTTCACTACATTATTGGCCTGCCAAGCAATTCTTATGGCAGCCTTTCACAGTTTGCTGGTGAATGCAGATGTTGTATTGTCATTGCTGCTGCTCTTTTACTGTATGTTGGAATTCAAAATACAGTTTTGCTGCTAAATTGTTGGATTCTTGGTTTAGAATTTCTTCTTCGAGGACAATCtataattaaacaacaacaaaaacagtgagGAATTAACCAACATCTGTCCCATCTGTCTATTTCCTTCATTGCTCTTTTTCATCTaccatatgcatagctgccagggAGTCACTACATTGGTGTTTGGCCAGCGTTAATATCATGCAGCCATGATATTTCCAGCTGTTCGAAAGATTCCATCATTGGTGTctccaaatttttttacacatcacttgggaagacaggtgaactaatatcagtgtactggaagaaacaaagatcaccagtgttgaagcaatgattcttcaacgtcaacttcattggactggtcatgttgtgcggatgcctggtgatcatcttccaaagcaactactctattccgaacttaaaaatggaaagcgtaatgctggtggtcaacaaaagaggtttaaagactgtctcaaggcaaatcttaaaaaatgtagtataaacactgacaactgggaaacactggcctgcgagcattccagttggagaacagcctttaccaaaggtgtcatgggctttgaagacactcgatctcaggacgcaagggagaaacatgctaagaggaaggcacacttggcaaatccacactgtgatcaacgcctgcctggaaaccaatgtccccactgtggaaggatgtgtggatccagaattggcctccacagtcacttacggacccattgttaaaaccgtgtttatggaagacaatcttactcggctacgagtgatcgccaaagaagaaagaagaagcagccaTTAGTAGCCCTAGCAAATAAAGGCCATTCAATTGGTCCAGCAGCCAAATGCTAAGCGTAGTCTGCTCTTTTTTGCTTTGTGCTTGGATCTATAGCGAATGGTGGGGCAGCTCTGTTCACATGACCTCTAGTTGGTCATGCTGTCTCTGCTTACTGAAGGTAAAAGGGGATGGACAAGGTGTCAGGATGTACAAGGatggcacagtgcaaatgcaccagtgggagaactggattggctctgccactgcATTTGCAACCTTGCCCCTCTCCATCTATGTCTCAGTTAGCAGCAGCGATGTGACTAcccagaggtcaggtgagtgttGCCAGCCCACCATGCTGCCTGCTACTGATCTTAATTGCAAAGGGTTTTTCCATACAACTGCAATAGTGCAATGGAGCCAAATTACTACCTGATATTTCAGATACAACAACTGTATTGAGACCAGGTGTCCTGCAGAGGAATCCTATTCCTTGTGCAGGTGATGGAGCAGCTATGGATCCAGCTCTGGCCTGCTCTACCCCACATCAGGGTCCAACACTTGATGTCATTGGTGGGAGCATTGCTGGAGATAGCTGCTCAACTGCTGTGCTTTTTAGAGGGTCAGTAAGCCAGCCAAAAGAAGTAAATGACCAGACACTGCAGGTATTTTGTAACTCCCTCCAGCAGCACAGGCCAGGGGTTAGGACTGATCTGCTATTTCTATatgattcagttcatatttcttaattttgaaCTTGAGCCTAACAACTATATTTGAGAATTCTGCATAAAATCTAAGTTATGAAATAACCCCCTGCTGCTCTAATATCAATCAACACTGAGCAAGGATTATAGGGTATGGCATGTCAAAGCAAATTATGGATTAGCACATAAACCCAAATTGTTAAAGCAGGGCTTGCGAAACTACAAGCAGGCTATGGATCACAACACGCCAAAAGACTTTTCTGATGGTAGGCTAAAAGCAAGACCATCGGATTCTCTCACCTACGACATATGGTTTTGTTgtgcattctgctgctgctgctgctgaattagCAACTGCTGCTGTTGTCTGCGCCGTGCTGTCCTTAGCTTCTCAAAGCGAGCCTCCATCTCATCCAACACTTTGGGAGTGTAGCGCACCACTAGCTTGACACTGTCCTTAGCTGCCTTCAGGAGCTCCACAGCTTTCTCGTGGTGCTCTCCTTCCACGCTCTGATTACGAAAGGAAAGAATAGTGAAAAACCACATATTGCAAGAGATGCCTTTCTATTAAGGACTTGGGTTAGGAAGGCAAAACCTGAACTTCTTACCCCCAGGGCTGCTGGAAAGTGTCCAAGGGAGAGTGAAAAGGCAAGAAAACAGAGTTCCAGCAGCTTGATAAGGCCCTAAAGTCATTAAGTTTTTTGCAGTTGAGGCAAGAATTATATTAAAGATGCAGTTGACTAAAATTGATGCACCTACTGCAGGGATGAGTTCTCAGATAAGTGGCACCTACAGATTTACTGCACCCCAACACACCCTTGTGAAATCAATATATGGCTACACAAAATCTCCACTTTGCAATTTTTGTATCTGAAATGTCACATTATGACTgcctgttgttttgcttttgttttgcttttttaaattatCGTTGACTTGCAAACTATTCCTACATATAAACTATTCCTACATATAAAGAGCTACATATAATGGTTTGTATTTCACTCTAGCCAGTGGGAGCCAGTGTGGGGAGAGGGAAATGGCAAAAGTCTAGCCAGTGGGAGCCAGTGTGGGGAGAGGGAAATGGCAAAAGTCTTCCATGGATGGAAGGAGCATTTCCATCCATAGAAGGTGATGTCTGGACACAGCCCACAGCATTTCCAGCTATGACCTCTTAATTGCAGCATGGGAGCTGAAGTTCCTTCAAAAAGcacagttcattaaaaaaaaaatcaacaagttCACATACCACTCCATTAACAGAAAGTAACTGGTCTCCTCGTTTGAGTCCTCCATGCCTCTCAGCTACTCCTCCGGGAATTATGCGAGAAATATAAATAGGAGAATTTTGTTCTTTTCCTCCCATTACATTAAAGCCAAGGCCTTCATCAGTCTTTGGCAGTTCTACCACTCGAGGGTGTGAATGGCCTTCACTAGCTGCAAAGGCAGCAACGGTTGCCTAGAAGAAAACACATCTCTTCAGCATATAGCGAGTACAATGAAAAGCACTGGTgctaattttctttaaaatattaatttgaaTGAAACAGTATTTGCAATTCCTTAATTTTAAGCAAATATTCCATAATTCTTTTGAATACAAAGTATTGATGTGGAGCATTTAGTACAGAATTGCCCAAGGCCTCCAGGCACAGTTATGTGCCAACATCGTTGCTATTAGGACTGGGGTGCATGAATCCCAAGTTCAGAGTTTCACATGTGCTCA encodes:
- the LIN7A gene encoding protein lin-7 homolog A isoform X1, yielding MAICFQQPQGETYGLLNQYCSMKRLLQVALYMRNTKKQTKLARQTSTKLYSELLICGETLDDSFCFCLFFLLQVYQYMHETINVNGCPEFRARATAKATVAAFAASEGHSHPRVVELPKTDEGLGFNVMGGKEQNSPIYISRIIPGGVAERHGGLKRGDQLLSVNGVSVEGEHHEKAVELLKAAKDSVKLVVRYTPKVLDEMEARFEKLRTARRRQQQQLLIQQQQQQNAQQNHMS
- the LIN7A gene encoding protein lin-7 homolog A isoform X2 codes for the protein MATTLTAVQPLTLDRDVARAIELLEKLQEAGEVPGHKLQSLKKVLQSEFCTAIREVYQYMHETINVNGCPEFRARATAKATVAAFAASEGHSHPRVVELPKTDEGLGFNVMGGKEQNSPIYISRIIPGGVAERHGGLKRGDQLLSVNGVSVEGEHHEKAVELLKAAKDSVKLVVRYTPKVLDEMEARFEKLRTARRRQQQQLLIQQQQQQNAQQNHMS